The following coding sequences lie in one Aspergillus puulaauensis MK2 DNA, chromosome 3, nearly complete sequence genomic window:
- a CDS encoding GNAT family N-acetyltransferase (COG:S;~EggNog:ENOG410PXAY;~InterPro:IPR000182,IPR016181;~PFAM:PF13508,PF00583;~go_function: GO:0008080 - N-acetyltransferase activity [Evidence IEA]): MPSDKYTIRPFEAGDVAATGELLFTQKLGLTINRLLFKNWPNGEVQRKNYTSTLANLDPATMESLTVVENASGEIVGHLTMTRKKPAPKGEGPGNGNDNGKEGEIPDYFNPDVLSTVMKVAKDLDAVMKDTDHIELTYIIVAPEHRGHGLGQAMLSHVVNKAKSEGLPVVLVSEPQAYGYWVKKGFKDTKHLDIDLAQWAAPYSGFGAFRLSGMILNAGPD, from the exons ATGCCTTCCGATAAATACACCATCAGACCGTTCGAGGCCGGCGATGTCGCCGCGACCGGAGAACTGCTCTTCACCCAGAAGCTAGGGCTCACCATCAACCGCCTCCTTTTCAAGAACTGGCCCAACGGAGAAGTCCAGCGGAAGAACTATACCAGTACCCTGGCGAACCTCGATCCTGCCACCATGGAATCGCTGACTGTGGTCGAAAACGCCTCGGGTGAGATTGTTGGCCATCTCACCATGACCAGGAAGAAGCCTGCCCCGAAGGGCGAGGGCcctggcaatggcaatgacaatGGCAAAGAGGGAGAGATCCCGGATTACTTCAATCCTGATGTTCTTTCGACCGTCATGAAAGTAGCCAAGGATCTTGATGCGGTCATGAAGGACACCGACCACATTG AGCTCACATATATCATCGTGGCACCCGAGCACCGTGGACACGGCCTCGGACAGGCTATGCTATCTCATGTGGTCAACAAGGCCAAATCAGAGGGTCTCCCTGTGGTGCTTGTGTCGGAGCCTCAGGCGTACGGTTActgggtgaagaagggtTTCAAGGACACCAAGCATCTTGATATCGATCTGGCGCAGTGGGCAGCTCCTTATTCTGGGTTTGGGGCCTTCAGGTTGTCTGGAATGATTCTGAATGCGGGTCCTGATTAA